Proteins encoded together in one Bacteroides zoogleoformans window:
- the rbr gene encoding rubrerythrin produces the protein MAKSIKGTRTEKNLLTSFAGESQARMRYTYFASVAKKEGYEQIAAIFTETADQEKEHAKRMFKWLEGGMVEITASYPAGVIGSTLENLQAAAAGENEEWTLDYPKFADIADEEGFPAIALMYRNIAIAEKGHEERYRAFIRNIETATVFAKEGEVVWQCRNCGFIHTGKEAPKACPACLHPQAYFEVKKENY, from the coding sequence ATGGCTAAAAGTATCAAAGGAACCCGTACAGAGAAGAATCTGTTGACATCATTCGCAGGCGAATCGCAGGCAAGAATGCGTTACACTTATTTTGCAAGTGTGGCAAAGAAAGAAGGTTACGAACAAATCGCCGCCATCTTCACAGAGACGGCTGATCAGGAAAAAGAACACGCCAAACGTATGTTCAAATGGTTGGAGGGCGGTATGGTAGAAATCACTGCTTCTTATCCGGCGGGAGTCATCGGTAGCACATTGGAGAATCTTCAAGCAGCAGCTGCCGGTGAAAATGAGGAGTGGACGCTGGACTATCCCAAATTTGCCGATATTGCCGATGAAGAAGGTTTTCCCGCCATCGCATTGATGTATCGCAACATTGCCATTGCAGAAAAAGGACACGAAGAACGCTATCGTGCTTTCATCCGGAATATCGAAACAGCCACGGTATTTGCCAAAGAGGGTGAAGTGGTGTGGCAGTGCCGCAACTGCGGTTTCATTCACACGGGCAAGGAGGCTCCGAAGGCTTGTCCGGCTTGTCTGCACCCGCAGGCTTACTTCGAAGTGAAGAAAGAGAACTATTGA